CCAGCTGAGTTAACAGACATCCTCATGATCTTCATGTCTATATCCTCACTCTAGCCTTACataaatattatcatataaagGGTCACATTTCAAGTTTTGAAGGAATCCATCTAAATTACAACTTCCACAGGGACATTAATGAAAATTACACTTACAGATGTTGATAACCAGTCTGAAATTATAAATTAAGCTGAATGTTTAAGTGTGAAATCATATGTATTTATGGTATAAGACTAttcaagaaaaataaacaaatcatAAATCAATAAGAAAACAAAGATCAAAGAGTTAACAGAGAAATGTGCTATGTAATAATCACCAggaataataaaagatcttgttcTCTTTCATATGAGAGATAAATAAGAAATTATCTTTGTGCCACCAGGTGAGCTATGAAGAAAGGCAATGGTCTTTTGATGAGTGATACATAGTTCACGTACTTAAAGTACTTCTGCAAAGCCACAGGATCCTTGCCCAGACCTGCAACGTCAAAGCCATAATCACCAGGAAGCTCTCCTGTAAGGTAAGATGGGTACTTGTATGGAATAGGACCAAGCCAGCAAGGACGTTCACGCCCATACCAAGAACTGAAAAAATAGTTGAAATCTTTAATTAGGGGATGGCATTCTTATATCCTGGTGTAAAAGCTTGACAAAGCTGTGAATGGTTAACAGTAAATTTTAATGGGTTTCTTCCTATAATTACAAAGCCAACTGAAAGAAAAAACTGGATAATATTGGACCAGGATAATTTACCATAATTCAATAGATATAAACAGACAAACAATAGGAAACCATGCACACCCAAAGTATATCCTGCTATGCTCCAATTTACTTTGTACAACTTTTAAGATTTTTGCTGTATAAATAATATAGGCTCCATATTCAAGGATTATCAAGTCCACGCAACACCATAAAGATAATATAAAAGGTTGGCACTTTAATTGCATTAGTTGTACAAGCTCCAAATAAGAAGCTTGAAGACAAATCAAGATATGGCATTTGAAGCAACAtccagatgaatttctcaattacAAATGTACCTCGTTTGCTATAGCCTCAACCATGAGGGGGAGGTATTGGAGATTATAGCATCCAAGAAGGGCACAGAAATAAAGCGAATAGAGTTTTTCGTTTGGAAAAATTAATACAAATAATTCTACTCACATGATttttcatgtaaaaaaaaaaagaccacaGAGAATGGCAAAACTTTGATACCACTTTCCTTATCCCCAAAGAAGAGAATGGCAAAACTGGTTTGAAGATCTTAGATGTGCAATCAGCGGTGAGCTCTTTTTTATTGCTGTGTACAAATCCGTCGCCACCAACACATTGTAACCAATCAAGAAATGGTCAAATACCTCGCTTCTCTGGCCTTTTGAGCGAGGGCTTTAAACCTCAATGACTTCTCCACGGCGTCCCTCTTGGTTTCACTGAGTTGCCGACGGAGCTTTTCTCCCAGGGAGCTATTGGCGACGGCCTTCACCGCGGTGAAAGGGATCGCAGAGAAGATGAGGACCCCTGCAAGCTGAAACCACTGGAGATGAGAAATTGTCTTGTTGTAATTCGAAAGTCAAGAGATCGGAGCGCGACGCGACCACCGCGAGGGTTAGGGATCCCCTCGATCGGTGGGAAGAGTGCAGCagaacagagagagaaagagaggagagaagtaAAACCTCTTGCCACGACGCTTGCACGACGGAAACAGATTTCCTCCTCCGGCTATTAAGCCTCGAGGGAAGCGGGTAGCTAGGAACGCGGGGAGCGAGAGAAGAGACAGGGTGTGGTAAGAGCATGGCCATAGCAGCAGAATTGTTATCGGGAGACGGTGGTGGAAGTTCTATGAATACAGTGAAACGGAAGAATGGTTGGGTGGGAACGGGGTGGGTTGGCTGTGTCACGGGATAGTAAGAACGATACCCGATCCGACCCACTAGTAAATGAAGATTTCTAAGAAATTGCTATCATAATGTCATGTCGTATGTCAAATGTAACGTGTATTGAGCAGCCCTTATCGTTCCAATGAAACATTTATACTTAAAAGCAAAACATTCCTTATActctaaaaaattatatttaaatctttatataaaatatttatatttaaaaaaataaaatatttcatttcatTTCTCTACGAACCATTAACTttgctaataaaaatatcatagaaTTTATGACTAAATATTGACTTtatcttattttaatttatcataaattatatatgatatttttattaataaaatcgataatataaaaaaaaaatatttaatattttactttcataaatataagaatctTAATGTAATCTTTGAAAGTATAAGAAATATAATgttaaaataactaattacaatagataatctataattaatccatCATCCTtataaaacatcaaaattaaatatgattaaaaataaaCTAAGTTTCGGCAAATCAATTATGAAACACCATAGGATTTAGTTATCAACCCTCCAGACTGAAGCTGTAATGTAAAACCCAATAATTTATCTAACATTTTTGCCAGCAGTACAAGCAGTAACAATTAGACAAGTTAATCTTTACAACACCTTTATGTCAGATACATTCATGGCATTGCCAGCCATCCTTGCAGCCAATCTCACAGCCACTAATACATATGCTTAGCCCAGGTCTTTCAATACCAAGTTCTATGAATCTATATTTGCCGTCCGCCAATAACTTGGTGCTTCCAACACCAAGCCATCGGAGACCACAAAAAAAAGGACCACTCAGCAACCTGAATGAAACAGCGGACAACCCACAACAGTTATACAAGTCAAGTTTTCTGAGTGATCTTTTTCCTTCAGATCTTTCAGGTGAACCCAACGCAGAGATAGATGTGTCCGTGACAGCAAAACAGTTTCTGATACATAGGTTGATGATTTGCCTGCAAACTTTTGCAACTGCAACCACAGCTGTGTCTGATACTCCAGGAAGGTAACCCAAATCAAGTGTTAACAACGTGTTACCAAGAACACCATCACCACTCAGCATCATAACTATGCCCCTATCAGTGATCCTTTTGCAACCCCTAAGACACAAAGACACAATTGGGGAACTCCCACCACCAAGAGCTGACAAGCCACTATCAGTAATGTCAGCTCCACAAAGATCCAATGTAGTCAGCTTAGACAGTCTAGATATTGAGTTCAGCCCAATATCTGCAATGCTTTTGCAGCCAGAGAAGTCCAACACTTGTAAATTTCTGCATACAGAAAGAGACTCTGCAGTTTCACCAGTAATAAGATTGCACGAAATCAATCTCACCTCGACAAGGGAGTTTGGAGCATCAGCGAGATCATGAAATGCCAAATCCGACAAGAAAAAAGCATTCACAATTTGAAGTCTCTTCAGATTCTTGCAAGAATGAAGAATAGAAACATAGCCAGCATCAGTAACTTTAGAGAACCCACCAAGTCTTACTGATTCAAGTCTTTTACATCCTTCAGCAAGTACAAGAATACCAATATCATTTACCCTTTTGAAAGTGGTCAGTGAACTCCTATTACGCGAAAGAGATAGACCAATCAAATTCCTAAAAGTGCCAAGTGACTGAAGTCCGCCGTTGGTTAGGTCATTCATCAAAGAAGGCTCCTCTGGTGGATTGTCTTCAAGGCATAGCTCAACCAATTGGTGAAGATTATTCGTGATGTTGAAGATAAGTTCATCTGTTATATTATTTAAAACAAGAGATAATGACTGCAGCCAATGAAACATGGGCTCGAAAGAGGATATGCCAACACCAGCTAAGGATGAATGTGATCCTCCATCAACTCCAATGTTCTGGATAAGCACCTTTGCTTGCCAATCCGATATAGGCTGCAACAGCAATGCTTTGACATTTTTGGGGAGGGTCAGTTGGATGGAAGAAATATTACCGGAATGAGAATAATCAGCATGGAATTTTATACTCACAGACTGCAGATCAGCAGATGCAAATTCAGTAGATCAAAGTTAAAACAACTCTTCTGGTTACAGAAGCAGTATATTGATTATTCAACAAGTAGAAATTATGAATCTTTAGTCAAATATTCACCTCCAAGTACAAGCACCTATCAAGCATCTGTCCTATGGCCTTATGGCAGGAACCAGCTGATTCGTGTTCATTGGCTTGTCTCATTTCAACTGTGAACATCCTGACATGAAAATGTgggtgtaagagagagagagagagagagagagagttgtaggATATAAGCCATTGCTTCATGTTATGTGGAATGACGACATGTATAGCACACGAACATAATGAAAGGGAATGATGACTAAAAGAATAAATAGCGCACAAACTTTCTCAATCTACAAGATAATATAGTGGTATAATATATGTGATGACTGATGAGCTTTGAAGTTACCTTGCCTACAATAGCATCTATCATAATTACCAATTCTCCAATGGCCAATTTTCAAAACTAAAGACTAAGATTTCAAAACTTAGCGGTGAAAGTGTATTTACAGTGTCATAGATAACTAATGAGTGAAGTTACGAGGAGAGGACAATATATGCATGCTATTCCTTGATTTTTATGTTGCAGAACCATGATCTGTAATCTTATGTTTTATGACTAACACATGTCTCgtgttttaagaaaaaaaatcctaaagAGTAGTCTAATGCATGAGGATCTTATCAATATGGAAATTGGGAAGGATCAGTCTGTGCAGCCTTAACTTTGTACCCCAGAGAAATTATTTTCTTTGTTTGAACAAGATCTTTATAATTGAAATTGTGTACTAATTCTAGCTTTTTTAGTTACTATATGCTTTGATTTTTTTGCTGCATGATTGATAAAAGGTTGCAAAAATATCATAAAGTTCGAAGTGGGTCCAAAATATATCTAAGAGGTGATAGGATCAGGTATTGATTGATACTGGTCCAGATCGCCGCCTAGATCAGAATTAAGTTGATATTGGTATTAGACAAATGATCCAAACTTGCACAATAAAATGAGTTGAAAAAAAGTATTCAAGAGAATTTTCATGTTACAGCATTACACAAAAGTCACATTTTAAGACATTATCACAACACAGGGAGCCCACAAAATACTTAACACTGTTATCCAACTAGGTGAAGTTAGGAAAAATGTTGATGGAAAGTCACCGCAAAAATAGTCcctataaattcattaatttattgGCAACCTCTAGAAAGCTTCTAAAGGGACCCACACATAAAAAGTAAATCCAACGAACAAGCATGCCACAGCTACTGACAACATTAAAAGCATCATTAAAATTGCCAAGGAAGTCAACACTCGCTGCAACATAGAGAAAAGACTATTGTTCATAGTACATTGGGCAAGAATGGAGTGTGAAGATTTGCGGACATCGCGATCATATTCTCAAGCATTAGTGTGGTACAGGTATTTTTGAGTCATATTTTTGCTACACCTAAAATATTAGTTTAGTGATGATATACCTAATTTATCTTATCTTAGGTTAAGGACTCAATCTCATGCAACAGATTTCACACCTAAACAGTTGGAATAGTGATGACCTAATTCACTTATCTTAGGTTGGATCATCCTGCAAATTAGACACCTAAATAATTAGTATGGTGGTGGCATGCCGACTCACTTACCTTTTTTATTCTTCATCCTATGAATTTTAACACCTAAATAATTAGTCTAGTGATGGTTGAGGGTCTGGATCATCGTCATACAATTTTAAACACCTATACCTTTGTATGGTAGTGGAATAACTTGCTTATCTTAAGTTGATGTTTGAATTTTTATTATATCAATTACATCTAAGAAATTAATCCGGTACTAATATACTCAAAAATTCATCCAGTAAGTTTTTACATCAAGACAAGTAGTTTGATGGTGGCAAATAGTAGAGTGTTTGAACCTTCATTTAATAAGTTTTAACATCTAAAACATTAATTTGATGGTGGGTTATCTGACTCATTTAGACAAGGTTTGTAATCTCttgtataaattttataaataaacaaATAGTCTGATGGTGGTGTATTCAATAGACTTACCTTAGGATAAAAGTTTGAAACTTcatcttacaaatttttgaaaaGGTTAGCCAGTTTAGTTGGTAAAGACTAAGATCAAAAATTCACCTTCGTCACTTACCGTTTGcacgaaaaggaaaaaaaaacaactACCACCTTGACACTAACTGACTAAAGTAATAAGAGGCTATCAGCTAGGATAGACTCTTATCAGGTATTCTCATATTCGATTAGAATTGGCCTCCTAAAAAAATTAGATAAAACAAAAAAGATATAGCTTTTAAGCTATCACTAAAATAAAGACAAAATAAATAATGAGTTTACAAGCATAACCTCTTGCACTTGCAAGAATTCCTATTTATAGTTGTGGAAGAAGACTTATACTTGTCACCCTACAACATCCTACCCAAAGAGACAAAAGACTCTAAAAATATGACTCATAATAGGAAAATAATTTCCATAATTAAAGAAAGCCTCGATACACATTGTCATTGTTAATGAAAGTCTAAGGAGGATCGATGCCCACACCTATATCGGTAAGTAAAGAATGAGCCAATTTTTAAGATTGAACCCTAGTAACTTATGTTGCAAAGGAGCAACCTCAATATACCACTAA
This genomic stretch from Musa acuminata AAA Group cultivar baxijiao chromosome BXJ3-9, Cavendish_Baxijiao_AAA, whole genome shotgun sequence harbors:
- the LOC135648520 gene encoding F-box protein At-B-like isoform X2, encoding MGKMIVRSAAGGGELIETLPQGLVLEIMGRLDLESLCSLAPVCKALRCSVSQSFSSISTLDLSDLSPTTWVLNRILSNNKVLKTLILDCRRLDDYSVEVFAKESIQELVLLRMFTVEMRQANEHESAGSCHKAIGQMLDRCLYLESVSIKFHADYSHSGNISSIQLTLPKNVKALLLQPISDWQAKVLIQNIGVDGGSHSSLAGVGISSFEPMFHWLQSLSLVLNNITDELIFNITNNLHQLVELCLEDNPPEEPSLMNDLTNGGLQSLGTFRNLIGLSLSRNRSSLTTFKRVNDIGILVLAEGCKRLESVRLGGFSKVTDAGYVSILHSCKNLKRLQIVNAFFLSDLAFHDLADAPNSLVEVRLISCNLITGETAESLSVCRNLQVLDFSGCKSIADIGLNSISRLSKLTTLDLCGADITDSGLSALGGGSSPIVSLCLRGCKRITDRGIVMMLSGDGVLGNTLLTLDLGYLPGVSDTAVVAVAKVCRQIINLCIRNCFAVTDTSISALGSPERSEGKRSLRKLDLYNCCGLSAVSFRLLSGPFFCGLRWLGVGSTKLLADGKYRFIELGIERPGLSICISGCEIGCKDGWQCHECI
- the LOC135648520 gene encoding F-box protein At-B-like isoform X1 codes for the protein MGKMIVRSAAGGGELIETLPQGLVLEIMGRLDLESLCSLAPVCKALRCSVSQSFSSISTLDLSDLSPTTWVLNRILSNNKVLKTLILDCRRLDDYSVEVFAKESIQELVLLRCSMFSSYVFTAIAEKCPKIRMFTVEMRQANEHESAGSCHKAIGQMLDRCLYLESVSIKFHADYSHSGNISSIQLTLPKNVKALLLQPISDWQAKVLIQNIGVDGGSHSSLAGVGISSFEPMFHWLQSLSLVLNNITDELIFNITNNLHQLVELCLEDNPPEEPSLMNDLTNGGLQSLGTFRNLIGLSLSRNRSSLTTFKRVNDIGILVLAEGCKRLESVRLGGFSKVTDAGYVSILHSCKNLKRLQIVNAFFLSDLAFHDLADAPNSLVEVRLISCNLITGETAESLSVCRNLQVLDFSGCKSIADIGLNSISRLSKLTTLDLCGADITDSGLSALGGGSSPIVSLCLRGCKRITDRGIVMMLSGDGVLGNTLLTLDLGYLPGVSDTAVVAVAKVCRQIINLCIRNCFAVTDTSISALGSPERSEGKRSLRKLDLYNCCGLSAVSFRLLSGPFFCGLRWLGVGSTKLLADGKYRFIELGIERPGLSICISGCEIGCKDGWQCHECI